The Nocardioides sp. cx-173 genome segment CGTCGGTCACCGACAGGCGCACGCGCCTGTCGTACCGTGTCCCCGTGCCCTGGGCCCGTCCTGAGTCTCCCGTCCAGCGCCCCCAGGAGCCGCTGGTGGAGCGCGTGGTGACCGACGCGGTGCTGACCCGGACCACCCATGGCAACCTGGCGGTCCTCGGTCGCCCGGACCGCTGGATCCGGGGGGCGGTCCACACGAGGGGCGGCGCGGTCGTGTCGGAGTCCCAGCGCGTCTGCGGCGGAGGCGGCGAGCGCTACGCCGCCTGCGACCCCGCGCTGCTCAAGGATCTCGGACAGCAGGCGCCGGGTCGCCGGCTGCGCGGGACCTGGCTCTACGGCGGCCACTGGATGCCGATGTTCGGCCACTTCATCACCGAGACGCTCACGAGCCTGTGGACCGAGACGTCGGTCGACGGTCTGGTCTTCCACTCCTGGCTGGCACCCCGCGGTGAGGTGAGCCCGTGGCAGCAGCGTCTGGTCGAGCTCGCGGGACGGCAGGGTCTCGACGTGCGCGTCGTCGGCACCCGGCACGCGGTGGATCGGCTGGTCGTCGCGGAGCGCCCCTACGTCGTCAACGGCTGGGCCCGCCCGGAGGCGGTGGCGGTGTGGCGCACGGTCGCCTCCGGCGTCACGTCCGATCGGTCCCCGGACCGGGTCTACTTCTCCCGCACCCGCCACAACGCCGACGCGGTGAACCGGGGCCGACCCGTGCGCTCGTCGCCGCAACGCGACCGGGAGCTCGACCAGGACTTCGAGCGTGCCGGGTTCGCCGTGTTCTTCCCCGAGGAGCTGAGCGTCGACCAGCAGATCGGTCTGGCGGCGGGAGCCCGGGTGATCGGGGGCAACTCGGGCTCCGCCCTCCATCTCTCCGCGTTCGCGTCGCACCCGGCGTACGTGGTGGAGGTCGGTGACGAGCGAGCACCGCACGGAGGCCTTCGCAACCAGCAGGTCATCGACGCCGCACGCGGCCACCACCACGCGTTCGTCCCTGCCGCACGGCGTGCCGCTGACATACTCGACGAGCTCGAGCTCATGTCTCCACCGACGAAGGAAGCCAGATGACCGCGACGCCCCTCGGCAACGCCGAGCCCTCCGCCGAGAAGCGCTCACCCGCGAAGCAGTACGTTCCCCGCTCCAAGGTCGTCCAGCGTCTGCTGAGCCTGTTCGACGAGCCGAGCTACCTCGAGGTCGGGGTGAGCAGGGGAGTCACCTTCCACGCGGTCAAGGCGCGTCGCAAGGTGGCCGTGGATCCGGTCTTCGACTTCGACTGGCAGACCGAGCAGGAGAAGCGCCGCGACACGACGACCTACCACCAGGTGACCAGTGACGAGTACTTCGGGTCCATCATCGGGGAAGGTGAGAGGTTCGACGTCATCTTCCTCGACGGGCTCCACACCTTCGAGCAGACGCTGCGAGACCTCCTCAACGCGCTGGACCACCTGTCGGAGGGCGGCATCATCGTCATCGACGACGTCCGTCCGAGCAGCTACCACGCCTCCCTGCCCGACCACCTGCAGTCCGTCCGCGTGCGGCAGTGGGTCAAGGGAGACAACAAGGACTGGATGGGTGACGTCTACCGCCTGCTGTGGTTCATCGACACCTTCTGCCAGCAGCTGACCTACCGCACGGTGAGCAACAACCACGGCGTGGCCGTCGTGTGGCG includes the following:
- a CDS encoding glycosyltransferase family 61 protein; its protein translation is MPWARPESPVQRPQEPLVERVVTDAVLTRTTHGNLAVLGRPDRWIRGAVHTRGGAVVSESQRVCGGGGERYAACDPALLKDLGQQAPGRRLRGTWLYGGHWMPMFGHFITETLTSLWTETSVDGLVFHSWLAPRGEVSPWQQRLVELAGRQGLDVRVVGTRHAVDRLVVAERPYVVNGWARPEAVAVWRTVASGVTSDRSPDRVYFSRTRHNADAVNRGRPVRSSPQRDRELDQDFERAGFAVFFPEELSVDQQIGLAAGARVIGGNSGSALHLSAFASHPAYVVEVGDERAPHGGLRNQQVIDAARGHHHAFVPAARRAADILDELELMSPPTKEAR
- a CDS encoding class I SAM-dependent methyltransferase, which encodes MTATPLGNAEPSAEKRSPAKQYVPRSKVVQRLLSLFDEPSYLEVGVSRGVTFHAVKARRKVAVDPVFDFDWQTEQEKRRDTTTYHQVTSDEYFGSIIGEGERFDVIFLDGLHTFEQTLRDLLNALDHLSEGGIIVIDDVRPSSYHASLPDHLQSVRVRQWVKGDNKDWMGDVYRLLWFIDTFCQQLTYRTVSNNHGVAVVWRQRRSSVVERSVRTTAELSFEDFVLQQDVLSLAPFGKIFREIRALREPAGADPSGIDATG